In Danio aesculapii chromosome 17, fDanAes4.1, whole genome shotgun sequence, the sequence CCAACTCACAGCTGGCCAAGTTTACAGAGGTAAGTTTCTAAGTGGAAGTGGTTAATATGAATGGCAATATTTGCATGATCTTCAAAGTTGAACATGACTTCATTTGTCGATCTCTTTCAGGAGCTAAAGAGTTTTGGGGTGCAGACTCTGGTTCGGGTTTGTGAGTCAACTTATGACAAAACACCAGTGGAAAAAGAAGGCATTGAAGTTTTGGTGAGATTTACTATTACAGCtcagtttattaaaaaatgtttttgttaatttcTCCCATAAGGAAGAAATCATGTCATGCCCTCATTTATCAAGAGTGTGTAGAAAAGGTTCAATATTTAGTTCTACGAATTACATTTCGAATGGGCCCCAAGTACAAGTAAATCCATATTtatcaaacatgcacacacagtttTTATGCGCATGAGTAAGCAATCATTGATCAATCACACGTGCATGGTTACCATGCTTGTTCAGGTTCATGGTTATTAGCTTTGGAAACCTCTTTAATAAAACATGCTCTTTTAAAATCATGTGATTGTGTTTTTTGTCACCACAATAATGTCAAAGAAAAGGAATTTCACAAAACAcagaatggggtatatgcacacagacttttcagTTCAGCCAGCCAACCTtagcgcttccagtgaactgcctttccattataaaattgccaggTTTAAggtctaatttctttaaaaatgtaagttatttCTGTAAAAGTGtgttcaatggagtttctgcactcgcctgctgatcctgacggagTTAGCGGTTACactgtctttcatctcgttttacgcttgaacaactaaatgattaAGTCTATTAAGTTGTGCAACTAGTTAGTTTtttgggagtaactcaatattgtaatgtattactttcaAAAGCAACTTTCCCCTAGACTGGTGACTGCTAATCTTAAATGTCTATTGATTtacactgacagcccaaatttagcctggttttagccaagctgtctacgtttagatgtctattaaacacaaaattgtttgctgggtaagTCCAGATTCTTGAATTAACCAATTATTAGGAACCTTTTCAGTAGAATAATCGGTACTTTGAATTAAATGTACACTGTGTTTTCTTTTAGGATTGGCCTTTTGATGACGGTTGTTCACCACCTGACCAAATTGTTGATGACTGGTTGAATCTTctcaaatgtaaatttaaagATGAACCAGGCTGTTGCATTGCAGTACATTGCGTTGCTGGATTGGGGCGGTAAGTGTTATCAGATCAAATGTCATGCAGTTGGGTTTATTGATATGAAATGTTAGTTTGTGGGCGCCACTGAGATGTTACCCAGTGTCATTTTAGAGTTATCTTAGAACTGATGTGCATAGACATGTTGATCTTTTGGAACGGTTTCTGCTGTAGTGGTGTGAAACTCAGCTTTTAtccacagtgcatctggaaagtattcatagcacttcactttttccacattttttttatgttacagccttattccaaaatggattaaattaattaatttcctcaattctacacacaataccccataatgacaatctgaaaaaagattttttttaattgttgcaaatttattacaaataaaaaacctggaaaatcacatgtacataagtattcgccgtgaagctctaaattgagctcaggtacattctgttttcactgatcattcttgagatgtttcagcagcttaattggagttcaccagtggtaaattcagttgattggacatgatttgaaaaggcatacacctgtctatagaaggtcccagggttgacagtgcatgtcaaagcacaacccaagtatgaagacaaaggaattgtctgtagacctccgaaacAGATTTGCCTCAaggcacaagactggggaagattacagaaaaatttctgccgCTCTGAACGTtgctccaatgagcacagtggcctctatcatccgtatgtgaaagatgtttggaaccaccaggactcttcctataGCTGGCCGGCCATcaaagctgagtgatcgggaagaagggccttagtcagggaggtgatcaataacccgatggtcactccgtttgagctccagcgttcttctgtggagagaggagaaccttacagaaggacaaccatctgtgcagcaatccaccaatcaggcctgtatggtagagtggccagacggaagccgcTCCCCACCTAAAATTtgccaaaagacatctgaaggactataggaccataagaaacaaaattctctggtctgatgagactataACTGAACTCTATGGAGTGAATGCcgggcgttatgtttggagaaaaccaggcaccgctcatccacaggctaataccatccacACCAtccatggtggtggcagcatcatgttgtgggtatgtttttcagcagcaggaaccggaagatgaatgcagcaatgtacagagacatcctgaatgaaaacctgcttcagagtgctcttgacctcagactggggcgacggttcatcttccagcaggaaaatgacccaaagcacattgCCAAAATATCaacggagtggcttcacaacaattctgtgaatgtccttgagtggcccagccagagcccagacctaaatcctattgaacatctctggagagatctgaaaatggttgtacaccatcgcttcccatccaacctggtagagcttgagaggtactgcaaagaggaatgggcaaaaattcccagagacaggtgtgccaagcttgtggcatcatattccaaaagacttgaggctgtaattgctgtcaaaggtgcatcaacaaagtattgagcaaaggcccTGAATACTTGCGTacgtgtttatttaatttttttttttcgggttttctattttttaataaatgtgcaacaatttcaaaaaatctttttcatattgttattatggggtattgtgtgtagaattttgaggaaataaattaatttaatccattttggaaaaccgctgtaacattaaaaagtgaagcgttatgaatactttccagatgcactgtagatCAGGAAATAGGAAATGTCCTATTTAAAATGTGACCTGACTCATgactcaaacttttttttttttttttttttggcgatCAGAGCCCCTGTCTTGGTGGCCATAGCCTTAATCGAATGCGGGATGATGTACGAAGATGCAGTCCAGTTTATTCGTCAGTAAGTCACAAAAATGACCTGTCTTTTCTTTCACTGTAGATTATGATTTTGTTGGTCATAGTGTGATTTGGCTGATCATTTCCCTTTCAGGAAAAGACGCGGGGCTTTTAACGCCAAACAGCTtatgtatcttgaaaaatacaaACCCAAGATGCGCCTGCGCTTCAAGGATGCCAATGGTCAAAACTGCTGTATTCAATAAAAAACATTTGTCCAAAGGGTCTATTGAGATAATTATTGTTAGTGTTGTTCTGATCgggttttgtttaattattatattggACCAGGTGTTTGCTGTATTACAGTGCCAAGCACACAAACAGGTTACACAGTATTagtgttttcctttttttgatGGCCAGGCAGTCCAGCCAATCATGCAAACTCACAGGCTAAGCGGGGTATCACTAGTGATGTTTTTCATTGTGACAAACACATGGGTATAATGATCAACTGCAGTTGTTAGTGTTTTATTCCCTCTTTGAACCTAGGTGTCCTCCCCAGTTATCTGGATTGTGTAACAACATCCTGCAGTAAGTGGAAAAATTCACTTTGTTGGTGCTTCTTTTGAAGTCTGTCAGCTTCTCCAAAGTTACATGGGCACAACTACTGTATCTAATGTTCTAGATATGAAACATTCCAAGGCATATTCACAGCACTGTTGGACACTAGAGTTATGACCGTCAGTAAAATGGGACAGATAAATGAAATCCTAGAAAATCCAATCAACAAAACCTCTTTCTCTCACTGATTGTGGAATGagtcaaattcaaataaaaaattaataaaaatgttgctgtcgtgctttttttcccccttttaacAGCAAGTTTACTTTAATGCAAGTAGAAGTGTACATTCTTGTATGTTCTACCATTGTCTAATTGTGATAGAATagttttttaatgtttcatttttattttcgtctgcttttccggggccgggttgcgggggcagcagtcttaggagagaactccagacttccctctccccagacacttcccccAGCCTTTCTAGGGGGGATCCCTAGGCACTCTTAGGACAGCCGAGaggcatagtccctccagcatgtcctgggtcttccagGCATGTCcaaccaggaggaggcctcggggaacaCCTCCATAGGTAGGCGTCGTCCAGGACAAGGGTTctcaaactcgatcctggaggtctggtgtcctgcagattttagctcatacttccaggtgtgttgaggcaagttggtttctagaaagcctagtaagagcttgattagctagcccaggtgtgtctgattagggttggagctaaaatctgcaggacaccggacctccagcaCTGAGATTGAAAACCCCTGGTCCAGGAGGTGACCGAAACAGATGTCCTAACCACCTCAGCTGAcgtctctcgatgtggaggagcagtggctctacttcaagttcctcccgggtgacagagctccttaccctatctataagggtgcgctctgccaccctgcgaaggatactcatttcagccgcttctATCCGAGAtctgacccaaagctcatgaccataggtgagagtaggaacgtagattgaccagtaaatcaagaGATTTGCCTTTCGGGTCAGCTCCTTTTTTACCACAGCAAACTGATACATCGaacgcattactgctgccactgcaccaatctgcttgtcaatctcacattccatccctcacttgtgaacaaaaccccaagatacttgaactccacctggggtaagcactttcctccaacctggagatggcaaatcaCCTCCTTCCGGTAGAGCACCATGGCCTTTCTTTAAGGTAAATACGTTGTCAATATTATGTAGAATGCAATCAAAATAATGCTATAATGGAATGTGTAAAACACCAAGGtactattttattaataatattcttCATATATCTATATAGGCCTACTGATTTATTGTTGAGAAAAGTATAATGTTAAatctaatgttaaataaatatataagaatCTTTTGGATACCAAAAGCAGAGAATGTGTCGAGCATGTTGACTTTTCTTTCTGTGGTGTTTTCTTATCTTGACCACGAGTCGGTGCAATCCAGATTCACAATGACTTTCAAATTGATGTTTCCTGAGCGCGAATCCTACTATGGTGAAGGCTGGGCTTAAAAATGTTAGTTACGTTGCCTGACCGATACTTAGGAAGTAGGGAACGTCAGCActgtgtattttattaacacGAGCTAGCTAAACCTTCGGAGTAGTAGAATTGGTAATTTTGTTGTCCGGACAGCTGTAGATCTATGGCAAGTAGTTTTAACGTTTATTCCTGaacaataaatgtgtatatagaccattttgagggatgtaaacaaaaacaatggtccaaatgtattttctgttttatgttttttattactatagctttcgagaatccaaaaagagccaaatattgataaatattgttatgatagctgttttaataagttatgattgaattgcctcttgataCAGTTATGAAAGTTTGATAACTAgaaggaaatgttcatggaccaatgacatgaccacattacgTTTAGGTTGTTCAGTAGTAACCATTACTTATTCATtgcattcatttactcacttcaTTCTTTATGTATTCCTGTCGTTGCGGCAAACCTTTTCTGTCATTATTAGTAGCCTACTTGTTTAGTTTTTAGTAGTAatctatttactttatatttctgTATGTACTCCAATAGGCATGTTGTCATATGGAAAGTTGTGCAACCTTTTTCCCTGTTAACTAACTTAATTATTTGGCAAAATGCGATACTGTTCAGACTTTAAAATTGTGTATTTTCATCTCGTTAACCATTTAgcctatatatttaaaaacagacctaattgtgagatataaattcAGATTAGAGATCgaagaaaagtcagaattgcgagaaggcataaaaaatgtcaattgtgagaaataaaaccCCAATCCTGAGGAAAAAATAGACATTTTGTGGATTGTAAGAAATGCTTGAATCCTTGAAAGCATCacagctcatatatatatatatatatatatatatatatatatatatatatatatatatatatatatatatatatatatatatatatatatatatatataattattatgaaGGAAAATTTCATAATTATCACCATTTCaagtgatgtcattggcccatgaacatctCCTGTTTGTTATCGAACTATTTCATATCTGTAACGAGGCAGTTAAATCATAAcaacgttaaaacagctatcataacattactTATCAATGTGTGGCTCTTTCTGGATTCTGGGAAGCTATagaagtaaaaaaatgtaaaacagaaaatgcgCTGGggcaattgtttttgtttatatcccttaaaatggtctataaacgTTGCATCGAAGGTGGAAATAGTCTAAATAAAAAGTCGCAACCTAATTTCTGAAGTAGAAACAAGCTTCCAGAGGCGTATCTGATGAGAATAGTTCACAAACATTCTTTAAATAATGCATAAGTAGGAGACaactaaactataaaaaaaaaatcagttaatgctaaaacggcttgccataaaAACCTGCTCAAAACACCGAAGCCAGTGGATTGGGACGCCGCTGTGACGTAAATGACCCAGTTCAGATGGCGCATCCTTTCGCCACATTCACAGGACAAAACTCATAACGGGCTGACTGAAAGCTTGAATTACACTATTAATCATATAATTTATGGTCCATTCTCCTTTTGGAAGTTTAACGTTGacgttaatttttatttattggacGGTCTGTTTGATTTCGCCATCCTGCAATCATGATGCCGGTAAGTTTGTAAGAGCTGATGATACTTTACCGCCTCAGAGCTGTCAGTTAGGAGAATGATAGACAGCTTTCTGTCAACGTTCATTCATAAATTCATGACTAGTGATATTGAGCTGGACTACGGGATTCCGTTAAACTATAATTCATTGAATGAATGTGAAGAATCGAGTAAGCGAGACATGTTGAagataaaaaaatactgtttttgaaTGGCTGCATTATGGATTTGATGTTACCTATATTGTGTGTTGATTcttataatttaaatgttattggTCACCGTTATATGTATTAAGCGCTTCTGGTGTTGAATGCATtgaactttctttaaaatattcttGAAAGCTGAAACAATTATAGCTAATATCCACCACATCTGTAGAGAGGTCTCAGGAAATATTTGGACTCTTTTCCACTGCTAAAATGCATTTATTCCGTATTAATAGCGATACTTTTGTTCAAAATTGCGACGTGAAAAGTATTGGGATATTTCGTGCATTTCAGAAGAGCTTATGCAACAGTCTTTAAACAGTTTACAATCGCTATTGGCTAAATGGCTTAGAAAGTTCATGTACAGTTGCATTATGCTTTGATATTTTGCCCATTTATTAgtcatatataatttaataacataaaaaatagacTTGTACATAGGTATGCCTTATAGGACTTTTGAGTATTGCCAGTTTACAGCATgctaataataaaatgtacaaataacaACCACCACAATAATGCAAGTGATGACAactatgagcaattccagcgttatggatgtaaTATTTGCTGTttaatctcaaaacataaattaacaGAGAAAATATATGTTCGCATTACATTGAAAGATCGGTTTACAATTTCCAATACAGCTGACCACAGAGTTAAGAGATCAGAAAaacatcaatctgtaaacattttttatattttaaatgaggaaaataatcaTGCGTCATGGATGTGACCAGAGAAGTCTGCAAGTGTACAGCGTTCAACATGCGTTGTAGAAATTCTGTTTTAAACTAGACAACCcaaaaaacaatgctaatcaaaaggataagagttggctcactatagaactaaaattattgattttatttgatttgaacgtttttgcatttataaggaaaaagctccattatggatgtgactgatgtgaaattgcctattgtgtgactttggtaaatcaaatatatttgtttgaaaacattaacagacatttttgagtagttttaaagtactgtaaaatacttgcttacacacaagcaaaaaaaaaaaaaaagttttggcaaacttttttcatggcaaggttgacatttgcatggaattgcttctATTACAACACATGACTGTGGTGCTTATGGGTTTTGGCATATAGTCAGATTATAGAAGAATTCATGTTAAATAAATCACTGCATTTAGACTGGTATAGTATGGATTTTAATATTAAAGTTATGACTCTAATGGGTTTTGGTTCAGTGCTTTGAACTGTACTTTTCAGATTTTCACAATGGGCACAAAAAGAATTTAtgccttgttttaaaaaaaatctaattttgaaatgatttttttatgtaaGTAAAATGTTTATGCAGTTTACTTGGGCTGTTGTACAACAAGTGTGTGCATTAAAGAACAAACTTAAATACTTTTACATTCACTATCTtttagcagatgtttttttttttatccaaaggtttgattaataattatggtaaaagtaaagagggaaaaagtggttagcactgtcg encodes:
- the ptp4a2a gene encoding protein tyrosine phosphatase type IVA 2a, producing MNRPAPVEITYECMRFLITHNPTNSQLAKFTEELKSFGVQTLVRVCESTYDKTPVEKEGIEVLDWPFDDGCSPPDQIVDDWLNLLKCKFKDEPGCCIAVHCVAGLGRAPVLVAIALIECGMMYEDAVQFIRQKRRGAFNAKQLMYLEKYKPKMRLRFKDANGQNCCIQ